One segment of Paenibacillus rhizovicinus DNA contains the following:
- a CDS encoding response regulator transcription factor translates to MRNRTILIVDDEPRSREGMKKMLASWASGAYELLTADNGFTALSIVEETAVDLMITDIRMPEINGLSLVAQMKDKRLARQPSVILISGHAEFEYAQQAIQLSVVNYLLKPVSREKLIAAVEDAIKAGEERDRIGLMRKMADPQLMAVAGGEANLSDPVKSAMQYVDEHMGEAVSLKEVADHIHLNGSYFSTLFKEQSGMTFSEYVVRRKLQKAKEMLVKTNLPIAEIAERVGYQTAKYFNKLFKEYETMSPGQYRTEMNKADTEIQK, encoded by the coding sequence ATGAGAAACCGAACCATTCTAATCGTCGACGACGAGCCGAGATCAAGAGAAGGCATGAAGAAGATGCTGGCGTCCTGGGCATCCGGGGCTTACGAATTATTGACCGCCGATAACGGATTTACCGCGCTGTCCATCGTGGAGGAAACCGCGGTCGACCTGATGATCACGGACATTCGCATGCCGGAAATCAACGGACTGAGCCTTGTCGCGCAGATGAAAGACAAGCGGCTGGCGCGTCAGCCTTCCGTCATCCTGATCTCCGGCCATGCCGAATTCGAATACGCGCAGCAGGCGATTCAGCTGTCCGTGGTCAATTATTTGCTCAAGCCGGTTAGCAGAGAGAAGCTGATCGCGGCCGTCGAGGATGCGATCAAGGCGGGAGAAGAACGCGATCGGATCGGGCTTATGCGGAAGATGGCCGACCCGCAGCTGATGGCCGTTGCCGGCGGCGAAGCGAACTTAAGCGATCCGGTGAAGAGCGCGATGCAATACGTGGACGAGCATATGGGCGAAGCAGTCAGCCTGAAGGAAGTGGCGGATCATATCCATCTCAACGGGAGCTATTTCAGCACGCTGTTCAAAGAGCAGAGCGGGATGACTTTCAGCGAATACGTCGTGCGCAGGAAGCTGCAGAAAGCGAAGGAAATGCTTGTGAAGACGAACCTGCCCATTGCCGAAATCGCCGAACGCGTCGGCTACCAGACCGCGAAATATTTCAACAAGCTGTTCAAGGAATATGAAACCATGAGCCCTGGGCAATATAGAACCGAGATGAACAAGGCGGATACCGAAATCCAAAAATAG